The DNA sequence AGGTTTAACTCCACTTAATGATTCTCCTTGAGCTATTTCAGCTTCATGATGGGGAAAAACAAGCTCTATTGCACCTCCATGAATATCATATTGTGGCCCAAAATAAGTAAAAGTTATTGCCGTATCCTCAATGTGCCATCCAGGTCGTCCTTCACCCCATGGGCTTTTCCAGAAAGGCTCATTAGGCTTTTTACTTTTCCAAAGAGCAAAGTCTCCAGGATTTCTTTTTCTAGGATCAGGTTCAATTCTATGCATAATTAATTCTTCAGGTTTTTGATGGGACAATTTTCCATAATCAGGAAATTTTGATATATCAAAGTATACGTCACCATTAACTTTATAAGCGTAACCTTTCTCAATTAAGATATTGATTTGCTGAATTATTTCTAAAATATGCTCCGATGCTTTAGCATACAAGTTTATGCTTGAAATATTTAATGCTTTCATATCTTTAAAGAATTCTTCAGTCATTTTTTTAGATAGCTCAAACGGATTCATATTTAATTCTTTAGCTCTATTAATGATTTTATCATCTATATCAGTTATATTCATTAAGAAAAACACACTATAACCTAAAGCTTTTAAAAATCTAGCAATAATATCATAAGCCACATAAGTTCTAGCATGACCTATATGAGATAAATCATAAACTGTTGGACCGCAAACAAACATATAAACTCTATTACCCTTTAAAGGTTTAAAATCCTTTTTCTCCTTGGTTAAAGTATCATAAATTTTTAAAACCAAAGCAATTTCGCCTTAAATCTCAAAAAAGATAAAAAATAATAAATTCTAATTTTTCTTTTCTAAAGTTTATATCCAATTTTTCTAAGAAATTCTTTACGTTCTTTTATTTCAGCTTCTCCTTCAACACCTTTGGATTTAAATCCATCAACTACACCTAAAATTCCTCTACCTTGCTCAGTTTCAACTAATACTACTTCAACAGGGTTAGCTGTTGCACAATGAATTGTACAAACTTCAGGAACAGACTTAATTGCATTTAATACATTTATTGGAAAGGCATTTCTTAATAAGATTACAAAAGAGTGCCCTGCACCTATATTTAAAGCGTTTTTAATAGCAATATCTTCCAGTTCCTTATCTGTTCCAGCGTGACGAATTAAGCATGGACCTGAAGCTTCACAAAAAGCTAGTCCAAACTTAATCCCTGGAACTGAATTAACTAAAGCTTCATATAAATCTTCAACAGATTTTATAAAATGGGTTGTTCCAACAATAATGTTGCATTCTTTAGGTATTTCTAATTTAACAATTTTTAACTCCATTTTGCTTTCACCTAAAAATAAAGAGATTCTTTATTTATTTAAAGTTTTAAAGTAGGCTATATAAAATGAATAATGGCGCTAAAGCTAAAGCTATAGTATTTAAAAGTTTAATTACAACATGAATTGATGGACCAGCAGTATCTTTTAATGGATCTCCTAGTGTATCTCCTATAACAGTAGCAGCGTGAATAGGTGAACCTTTGCCGCCTAAATTGCCAGCTTCAATATACTTTTTAGAGTTATCCATTGCTGCTCCACCATTATTCATGAATAAAGCCATTAATACACCAGCAATTATTCCAACCATTTGTAAAGCTCCAAGAGCTTCAACTCCTAAAACTAAACCTACAACTACTGGTACAATAATTATTAAAACGCCTGGTGCAACCATATTTTTTAAGGCTGCTTTAGTGCTTATATCAATGCATTTAGCGTAATCAGGTTTAGCTTTACCCTCAAGAATTCCAGGAATCTCTTTAAATTGCCTCCTTATTTCTTCAATCATTTTTGCTGAAGTTTTACCAACTGCTTTAATAGCTAAAGCGCTGAAGAGAAAAATCAGCATTGCACCAATAAAGGCTCCAATAAAAGTAGCGGGTTTACTTAAATCTACACCTTTTAACTCAACAACTTCAAGAAAAGCAAAGAAAAGTAGAAAAGCTGAAAGAGAAGCTGAACCTACAGCGTAACCTTTAGTTAAAGCTTTAGTTGTATTTCCTATAGCATCCATTTTTTCAGATATTTCTTTACCTTCACCACCTAAACCTGCCATTTCAAGTATACCACTGCTGTTATCTACTATTGGACCGAAACCATCTAAAGCTAATATCATTGGTGTAACAGAAAGCATCCCCATTGTTGCTATAGCTGTTCCATAGATACCTTTTTGAATAGCTTCCCAAGATCCTTTACCAACTAAAACTGGAAGTCCCCCACCCAAAGCAAAACTAGCTAAAATAGATATAGAAACAACAACTATGAATATCCCTGTTGATTCCATTCCAATAGCTAAACCTGTGGCTATACCTGGACCTGGTCCCCCTTTAGCTGATTCAACAATTTCTAAAACAGGCCTTTTACTGTATGAAGTGTAATAATTAGTTATTAAAGCAATTAATGCAGCAGCTATTATACCAACTACAGCAGCTAAAAATAGATTTAAAGCATTATTTAAGAGTACCTTAACTAAAATGTAAAAGAAAATCATGCATAAAACAGAAGTAATTACTAAACCTCTAATTAATGGTTTAAACGGATCTTCATCTTCTCTTTTCGCGTAAACAAAAAACATACCAAGTATTGTTGCAATTAATCCAAAAGCTCTAGCTATAAGAGGGAAAATTACACCATTTACACCATATAAAGAGAAGATTGCAGGAGCTAAACCAAGAATCATAGCTCCAATGTTTTCAGCAGTTATAGATTCAAATAAATCAGCACCTCTACCTGCTATGTCACCTACATTATCACCTACATTATCAGCAATAACTGCTGGATTACGCGGATCATCTTCTGGAATACCAGCTTCAATTTTACCAACTAAATCTGCACTCATATCAGCTGCTTTAGTGTATATTCCACCACCAAGTTGAGCAAATAAGGCTGCAAAACTAGCTCCAAAACCAAACCCTACAATTAATCTTGGATCTTTATTAAATAAAAGATATAAACCTGTTATTCCTAAAAGACTCATTGAAACTACAGCTAACCCAAAAACTAATCCACCTCTAAAAGCTATTTTTAAAGCTTTATCAAAACTTTTTCTAACTGCTGAAGCGGTTCTAACGTTAGCAAGTACAGCAACTTGCATAGCTATATAACCAGCTAAGTTAGAACATAAAGCGCCTAATATAAAACCGAAAGATGTTTGAATACCAAGCCAAGGATTACGAGTGTCTCTAATTGCTAAAGCAAATAAAAGAGCAAAAATAACTGCAATAACTGTTATTGATTTATATTGTCTTTTAAGATAAGCTTCAGATCCGGATTTTATTGCTAAAGCTATTTCACGCATTTTTTCTGTTCCAGAGTCTTGAACCAAAATATATCTTGAAAGAAAAGCAACTAAAGCTAAAGCTATTACACAAATAAGAAGAACCAATGATATTAAGGGATCAAGCATTTTTATACCTCCTATATTTCAGTAAATACTAGACGCGTCTATTACAGAATAGTTAAGTTAAAAAAAAGTGAAATAAAAGTTTTATGAAGTTTAAGCAGCAGTTTGTTTAGCTGCTGCTAATTCTTTTTTAAGAGCCTCAATTGTTGATTGAAGCGTTAAAATTCTTCTCCGTAAAGCTTCAGCTTCAAAACGTTTAATATTAAGCATTTTGATTTTAGCTAATAACCTCGATCTTAAAGCATTAAATTTTGTTAATGGAACAGATTTAGATAATTCAGCGTTTAATCTAGCTACTTGATTTTTTAATTCTTCAATTTCTTCCGGTGAAACCATTTTAGGTTTAACTTTTTTAGGCGCTTTAGGTTTAGCAACTTTCTTTTTCGCTGCAGCAGCTTTCGCTTTCTTTGTTGATTTACTCTTTTTTACAGACAAAATCTTTCACCTTCATTTTTACTTAGAAGAATAAGTATAAAAGGTTTTACTTATAAAACTCTACAAAAATAACATAGTATTTTCTGAAAGAAAAAACCAGAAATTTAAGGTTTTATTTTATTTTGAATTTCCTTAAGGATTAACTTTTCAATTGTGTAAACGCTTTTACCAAATATTTTTTCTAAAGATGCAAAAAATATTTCTGGTTTTTCAACAGCATCCTGCAACTTTAAAGAGAATTTCTTTTCAAGATAAGTTTTTACTGCTTGAAGAATGTTATCTCCAAAAATTTCACGTAATTTAGATTCAACAACATTTACGATTATGTTTTCAAAGTTCAAAGTTTCTTGATTAAAGATTTTTTCATAATTTTTTATTAAATCAATTAATATTTTTCTTTCTACACAAATTTTAAGATTAATTTCATGATTTTCATTAACTTGGTAAGCATATGAAGATTCTATTAAAACATTCAAAAGATTTCTCCTCCAAAAAAGAAGTTACAATAAATTTGATATGAATGTATTTAAAAAATAGATAATATTTGTTTTAAATCTCTAAAGAAAAACAAGAGAGAATAATTAAAATTTTAACAAAAGTTTTCAGGTGAAATATAATCACCAAATTCTTCTCTAGCCTTTATTAAACGCTTTCTCTGCATTTCAAGCTCTTCAAAGAGTTCTTGAGGAGCTTCAGGAGCATTTTCTCGATAAAATTTTTCTACACGATTAATTTTAGCTAGATTTTCCTTAACGCGAATAGTAAATTGTTTAATATACTCTTCAATAGAGTATTCCTTGTTAAGTACTTCATGGAAAAGTTTACGTAAATCCATATATTTAGGAAGAAGACCTGTTGGAGATTTTACTGCATCAACTTCATCATGAACTCGAAGTTCCATCCATTTTATCCATACTCTTTTATCTAGTTTGCTTGTTACAAATTCACCTGTCGTTTTATCCCTAAGGAAATAATTAACTCCGAAAATTACTGGACATTTTTTAAGTTTTTTACCAAACTCCAAATGGTTACGAATATATTTCCCTAAAGGTATAGAAACGAAATCTTGAATACTCATTAAATTTATTTCATATTTACCTTCTTCTTCTACAAGCGCAAATGTTGTTTCAGTTTCAAGGGAAGCGCCATAAGCTATAACTCCATGATTCCAATTAAAGCTTTGTTGAACTGGTATATAAGCTCTGGGATCACGACAACCATAAATTATTCCTCCAACTTCTACTCCCATAGGGTTATCTAATTCAGAATCGCAATTTTTTAATGCTTTCAAAGATATGGTATAACGAGCGTTTTTATGAGATGGAGGTATTTCTTCTCCTTCTTCATCGAGTTTACCTTCATACCAGTATCCACTATAGTTTATTCCATTTTTGGGGAGTTCGCATCCCATACCAAGCCAATAAGGTTTACCATCTTTTACTAAAACATTAGAAAAAATGACTTCACCTGGAGTTGTAAGCGCCTCCCAAATTAATGGATCATCTATTGGATTTACGTCTTTGATTATTCCAAAAACGCCTGCTTCCGCATTTACAGCACGACAGACACCGTTAATATTGCGGAGGTAAGCTATGTCATCACCTAAAATTGTGTTTCCAGGAATCATAGCTGTAGAAGTTTTACCGCAAGCGCTTGGGAAAGCCCCTGCAAAATACGTTTTACGTTTATTTGGTCCATATACACCTGTTAACATCATATGTTCAGCTAACCAACCTTCTTTATCCGCTTTACGAATTGCAAGACGAAGCGCGAGTTTTTTAAATCCTAAACTATTACCAGCATATTGAGTGTTAACACTATAGATAGTATCTTCAATGTAATCAATATAAATACGTTTTTTCTCGGTATTTATGCTTACCATTCTTTCATTTAATTGTCCAGCTGAATGTAAAACTTTAAAGAGAGAAAGGTTTATAGTTTCTTTTTGTTGGAAAAATTTAAAAGCTGGTCGATAAAGCAGGTTAGCTGAGTGAGCTACATACCAAGAGTCTGTACATTCCATGCATGGTATACTAAATATTGAGTTAACAGGACCTAAAGAAAGGAAAAGAACAATCATTGTACGTCCTTTCATAGAATTTTTTAATAACTCTTTTATTTCAGCTAAACCTTCCTCTCGATCAATTTGATTAAGATTTTTGTTAAGAGAATCCCATTTAGGAACAAGGTATTTAGTAACTTCTCTATCTCTACCTTGATCTTGAGGGTTATCAAAATGGTATGTATGACCGGATATAGCTAATGGAGTTTCTTCTCCAGTAATTATTGCTTGATTTCGAACGTAATTTATATCTTCTAAAGAATCACTGCAAATAAAGATTTTATCTGGATTGCAAAGTTCTGCAGCTTCAGCAATAAATTGATGAACTTTAAGGTTAGGTATAGAGGAAAGCTTCAAGTAATCAGTTTCACTCATTTTATCCTTTAGCATTTCAAGAATCGACAGCATTTAATAATCTCCTTTTTTCTTTAAAGCTGCAACTCACTAAACTTATAAAAACAAAAATATAAGTTTTTATAGAGATAAGTTGACGAAATATAGATTTTAACTTAAATTTTAATGCAAAATGGAAAAATTTAAAGGTTCCATTTAAACATAAAAATAACTTATGTTTAACAAGAAAGATCTTTTATTATTAAAAGAATTAATGAAGGATAGCCGCCAAAAAATAACTGAGTTAGCAGCTAAATGCAATTTAACTAGACAAAGCGTTTATGAAAAAATTAGACACCTTACTAATAATGGTGTAAAATTTACGATTGATTTAGAACCTAAAAAGCTAGGATTAAATTTAACAGCATATATTCTAATAGTTGCGGATCCCCATAAAGAATTCAGAAGGGAAACTGATAATTTAATAAAGGAATTCAAAGAAATATCTCAAATTCACTATATTTTAGGTAGATTTGATGTAATAGCTGAAGTTATAGTAAAAGATATGGATGAGTTTAGAAATGTATTAACTAAGATTCAAAGTTTACCAGCTGTAAAAAAAACTGAAACATTAATGGTTTATGAAACTACAAAAAGAAATAAAATTGATCCTTTGTTAAAAGCTATAGAAGATCAATTAAAACCTAACATAAACAATTATTGAATAAAATTTTTCAAATTTCCCCCAATTAACAGGAATAGAAAAAACTTGAATTTTAATGTTTAATTCAATAAACCATTTAATTAAAGAAGAATTTGGTTTTTGACTAGCAAAAGGAGTTGTGAATAAAATGGATGTTATAAGCGAAATAAAATATGAGCTAAAGATAGAACCTGTAAATAAAGCTGTGCCAACTCAAAAAGAATATATTGAATCTTTAAAGGGAGTTTTAGGACAAAAACAAATTAACAAAATGAAGAAAGAAGCTGTAAACTGTATAGTTAAAAATAAAACAGTATCTTTTATAGAATGCTTTTGTTGTAAGAATTTTGTAAGAAGAATAAAAGGTATAGTTTACTGTAAAGGGGAAGAAACATAAAAGGTACTAGTAAAGAGAAAAACAATATAAATTACTTTTTCCTTTTATTCGAAACTATACCTTTTTGTTTTGGAGAGTTAAAATTTGTTAATTTCAGAGTTTAACGCTGAAAAGTTTATTGAGGATCAAATAGAAAATTTAAGAAGGGAAACTAAAGGGGAAAAAGCCTTAGTAGCGGTTTCAGGTGGAGTAGATAGCACAACTTGCGCTGCTTTAGCCTATAAGGCTATTAATGAGAATTTACTCTGCGTTTTAATAGACACAGGGTTTATGCGAATTAATGAACCTGAATGGGTAAAGAAAGTATTAAGTAAACCGCCCCTTAATTTACCTGTTCAAATTGTAAGAGCTGAAGAAAATTTTATTAGAAGTTTAATAGGAGTGAAGGATGCTGAAGAAAAAAGAAGAATATTTAGAGAGGAATTTTATAAAGTCTTAAGTGCTGTAGCTAAAAAAGAGAATTGTAGATTTTTAATTCAAGGCACAATTGCTCCAGATTGGATAGAAACTAAAGGAGGAATAAAAACTCAACATAATGTTTTAACGCAAATTGGTATAAGAACTGAAGAAAAATATGGTTTTACACTTCTTGAACCTTTAGTTAACTTATATAAAGATCAAGTAAGAATTGTAGCTAAAGCTTTAAATGTTCCAAAAGAAATTTCGGAACGGCAACCTTTCCCAGGACCGGGATTAATGGTTAGATGCATTGGAGAAGTTGAAAGAGAAAAATTAAGAGTATTAAAGAAAGCAACTAAAATTGTTGAGGAAAGACTAGCAGATAAAGGAATACAGCAATATTTTGCAGCAGTTTTAAATGAGGAATTTATTGAGGAGCAGAGTTTTCCAAAGCTAAGAGTATGCTATGAAGAAGCTAAAGTTTTTAAAGATTTAGCGACTGGAGTTAAAGGTGATGAAAGAGCTTATGGAAAAATAGCAGGAATTAAAGTTAAAGAAGAGTTTAGAAAAAAGGTTTGGAGTAACTTTACAGAATTAATTGCTTTTCAATCAAAAATTATTTCTGAAAAAAAAGATTTTACGCGTGTTTTATACTTAATTAATGAGAAAAATGAGGGAAAATACGCTGTTTCAATAAGAGCTATAAAAACTAGAGATTATATGACAGCTGATGTAGCGCAAGTTGATTGGGAAACTATAAAGGAAATTAGTCAAGAAATATTATTTAAATGTTTGGAAGTAAAGGAAGTTTATTATGATGTTACCCCTAAACCTCCAGCAACAATCGAATATGAATAAAAGAAAAGCAAACCTAAAGATTCTAGTGGTTAGTTTAGGAGGACAATACAATCATTTAATTTCTAGAGTACTCTCGGAACTTAACGTTGAAAACCAAATAATCCCACTACCAATAAGTTTAAATCAGATTATTGAATTGGGCATTGATGGATTAGTTTTTGGCGGTGGACCACAAAAAGTTTATGAAGAATTTAAAAAAGGAGCATTTAATTCATTAAGTGAAGTTATCATGGAGGTTGAGGTCCCATGCCTATGTATATGTGCTGCTCATCAACTATTAGCTTTAATTTATAATGGTGAAGTGGGGCCAGCTGAGTATCCAGAATTTGGACCGATTGAAGTGGAAGTTATAGATGAAGATGAAATTTTAAAAGGTTTAAAACCTTCTTTTATAGCATGGAGTTCCCATAACGATGAAGTGAAAAAGCTTCCTAAGCAATTTAAGCTTTTAGCTAAATCGAAAAAATGCTTAATTCAAGCAATAAAACATGAAAGTAAACCTGTTTTTGGAGTTCAATTCCATCCTGAAGTTTATCATACAACTAATGGAAAGAAAATTTTTGAAAACTTTATAAATATAGTTAAAGAAGCGAGAAATGAATGAAGATTTTAAATTATAATGTTAAAATTTTATGTAAAAAATTTCTTTAAGCAGTAAAAAAGGGGGGTTAAAAAATTAAAATAGAGAAAGCAACTTTTTCCATTTTTGCAAGCTTGATTATCCTTCTTCAAATGTTTTTTATTAACTATGTTGTTTCTCAAGGATTAGTGATGAAAGGGTTTTCGTTTATTCAACCTGTTTATTTTCCAGTTTTAGGATTTATAGCTATTTCACTTTCTTCCTGGAATTTTATTTTTCGAAAAATTTTAGAAGTTAACGCGTATTATAAAATGGTTTTAATTAAATCATTGAAGCTTATGCTTTTTCTTTTTGTTGTAACAGCTGCAGCACTTTATTTACCGTATATTTTAACTTCAAATTTGTTTGGATCATTTTTAACCAGTTTAATTATTAAAATTCCACAAACAACAATTTTCATAGAAAAGCTTAGTCTTTATTTGATTTCTTTTTGGAGTTTAAATGAAGAATGGAAGTATGCTTTTTCACAGTTTTTAGGAGCAACAGCTCTAACATTAGCATCCTTAATAGAAGGAGTTAATTTAAGCAGAAAGAAAAAAGTAAAAATTGTTAAAAAGGAGAAGAGAAAACGATGAATTTTACAATTTTTTAAGTTCCTCTAATTTTTTAGCAGCTTCTTTCATGAAGAAACTTTCTATACATGTAATATTATTTGATTTAGCAAAAGATTTAGCTTTTTCATCTAGTTTTGGAACAACTATAAGAACTAGTAAAGATTTAACATCTAAAAACTTGCTAGTATTTCATTAAGTTTAACTTCACTTTTCCGATCTAATTAAATCTATAAGTTCATTCTTAATGCACGTTAATGTAAATTCATAAGATACTCCTGAACTTCCAAAAGCTAAACCTAGAGTTAGAACTTTAAAACCAGCATTTTCAACAGCTAACTTAAGCATAGGTAAATCTATTGCACTTATAATTTCTTCAATCAATTCTTTATTCAAATAATACTTATAAACCATTTATAAATGATACACTTTTAAAATTAAATTCATAATTACAATTTCTGCAAAAAAGGATGTGCACTAGTCCTTCAAAACTTGAATTATACAATGCACATGTGCATGTCACTCCTATTAATTTAAAATTAACTTAAGTCTTTTAGCTTCTTCTTTGCATACTGGACAAACAATACTTTTATTAGCCTTAAATTCTTTTTCTTCTTTTATTGCGCCACAATATGCATGTTTAAACATTCGCTTAACAAAGATCCATATTTAGGACATTTATATCTTGGAAAAATTAAAGAAGATTTATTGCATTTAGGACAACAAATTAGTTTATCGTAAAATTCTTTTCTTAAAATCTTTGAGGAAGACCTCCTCTAAAAAATTTAGAGTTTCTATTGATTTTTCCCTGTAATATTTTCGATAATAGTATATTTAGGTATACGGTTTTCATCAAAAACAGGAATAAATTCACTTATTTCTTCTATTGCACTACTAAGTAGAGTTTGAACTGAGAGTCTACTACTACATAATTTTAATCAAGTTTTTTCTTTAAGCATTTAATAAAACTTTGTTTTAATTAAAGTTTAGTCACATAATTAACTTATTTAATTAAAAATTTTAAACAAAAAATTTTAAATAAACCTTAATGTAAGTTTCTTTGCTGAGGGAAAAGAAAAATGGCGTGCGGCTCAAAGAAAGCATCAAAAAAGAAGAAAAAGAAAGAGGAAGGAGCAAAATAAAATTTTATAACTAAAAAGAATAAAATAAAAAATCCTTTTTCTAACCAAAATTTTTTGCTTATTTTAGAAGTGTTACACTCCTAGCCATTTGAGTTATCCTAAAATAGTTTAAGGCAATAATGAAGCTTTTACCTTTTTTAAATTATAAAAAGATTGTTTAGAAGTTTTTAGTTCATGTAAAAAAGTGAAAAGAAAAAGTTGGTGTACTTCAAAATGGTTAAAGTTAAAATTTATACAGCGCCTAATTGTCCTTACTGCAAGGCTTTAAAAAAGTTTCTTAAAGAAAATAATGTTCCTTTTGAAGAGCGCGATGTTTCTAAGGATCCTAAAGCTGTTACTGAATTAATTCTTAAATCAAATCAAGCAGGAGTGCCAGTAATTGAAGTTAATGGAAGAATAATTGTTGGGTTTAATCGGGACGCTATAGTTAAAGCTTTATTTATCGAGAAAGAACATTAATTTTTCGTAATTCTTGTTTCGAAAAATTTATATATAATGAAAGTTTATTACTTTCTTCGTATGTCCTAACACGATTTATTAGGAGGGATAAAATGTTTAAAGGATGTTATACCGCTTTAATAACACCTATGAAGAAAAATTTTGAAGTTGATTACGACGGTTTAAGAAAACTAATTGAGTTTCAAATTGATGAGGGGGTAGATGGTATTTTAGCTGTTGGAACAACAGGTGAATCCCCTACGTTAACCTGGGAAGAACATATAAAAGTTATAAAGGAAACTCTAGAAGAAGTGGATGAAAGATGCGAAATTATCGCTGGCACTGGAAGTAACAGCAGTAAAGAAGCTATAGAAGCTACAAAGGAAAGTTACGATTTAGGAGTTAAAGCAGTTTTACTTGTTGATCCATACTATAATGGACCGAGCTCTTTAGAAATAAGAAGAGAATATTTAGAGCCTATAGCTGCAAAGTTTCCAGATTTAGAAATAATTCCTTACATTATTCCAGGAAGAACAGGAACAAAACTTCTTCCTCAAGATTTAGCTATACTTCACAAAAAGTTTAAAAATGTTAATGCTGTTAAAGAGGCTACAGGTGATTTAGAAAATGCAAGACTTACTAGAGCTTTATGCGGGGAATATTTTAGCATTCTATCTGGAGATGATGATAAAACATTTCTTTTAATGACAAACCCTGAAGTAAGAGCTAATGGTGTAATTTCAGTTACATCAAATATTACTCCAAGCGCTGTTAAAGAAATGGTTAAATCATTAAATTCAGGAGATTTTGAAAAAGCTGAAACTATAGCTAAAGGACTTAAACCATTATTTGAAGTGGTAACTGTCGTAACTCAAGAAGAAACTGAGTATGGACAAGTTTCATGTAAAGCAAGAAATCCATTACCATATAAAACTTTAATGAATATTTTAGGTATGCCTGCAGGTCCATGTAGACCACCATTAGGGAAAATGACTAAAAAAGCAATTACATTTTTAGTAAGTAAAGCACGAGAAGTTTATGAGAATAATCCTGAATTTTTAACCTCAATAGAAGAGTTTTTCGATGTAGATTTAAGCGAAAGATTATATAATGAGAAATATTTAGAAGGTTTGTTTTATGAATCTTATTAAAATATGTGTTGCAGGCGCAGATGGAAGAATGGGAAGCACCGTAATTAAAGAGGCGGCAT is a window from the Candidatus Bathyarchaeota archaeon genome containing:
- a CDS encoding GMP synthase encodes the protein MSEFNAEKFIEDQIENLRRETKGEKALVAVSGGVDSTTCAALAYKAINENLLCVLIDTGFMRINEPEWVKKVLSKPPLNLPVQIVRAEENFIRSLIGVKDAEEKRRIFREEFYKVLSAVAKKENCRFLIQGTIAPDWIETKGGIKTQHNVLTQIGIRTEEKYGFTLLEPLVNLYKDQVRIVAKALNVPKEISERQPFPGPGLMVRCIGEVEREKLRVLKKATKIVEERLADKGIQQYFAAVLNEEFIEEQSFPKLRVCYEEAKVFKDLATGVKGDERAYGKIAGIKVKEEFRKKVWSNFTELIAFQSKIISEKKDFTRVLYLINEKNEGKYAVSIRAIKTRDYMTADVAQVDWETIKEISQEILFKCLEVKEVYYDVTPKPPATIEYE
- a CDS encoding GMP synthase subunit A, translating into MNKRKANLKILVVSLGGQYNHLISRVLSELNVENQIIPLPISLNQIIELGIDGLVFGGGPQKVYEEFKKGAFNSLSEVIMEVEVPCLCICAAHQLLALIYNGEVGPAEYPEFGPIEVEVIDEDEILKGLKPSFIAWSSHNDEVKKLPKQFKLLAKSKKCLIQAIKHESKPVFGVQFHPEVYHTTNGKKIFENFINIVKEARNE
- a CDS encoding phosphoenolpyruvate carboxykinase (GTP), with amino-acid sequence MLSILEMLKDKMSETDYLKLSSIPNLKVHQFIAEAAELCNPDKIFICSDSLEDINYVRNQAIITGEETPLAISGHTYHFDNPQDQGRDREVTKYLVPKWDSLNKNLNQIDREEGLAEIKELLKNSMKGRTMIVLFLSLGPVNSIFSIPCMECTDSWYVAHSANLLYRPAFKFFQQKETINLSLFKVLHSAGQLNERMVSINTEKKRIYIDYIEDTIYSVNTQYAGNSLGFKKLALRLAIRKADKEGWLAEHMMLTGVYGPNKRKTYFAGAFPSACGKTSTAMIPGNTILGDDIAYLRNINGVCRAVNAEAGVFGIIKDVNPIDDPLIWEALTTPGEVIFSNVLVKDGKPYWLGMGCELPKNGINYSGYWYEGKLDEEGEEIPPSHKNARYTISLKALKNCDSELDNPMGVEVGGIIYGCRDPRAYIPVQQSFNWNHGVIAYGASLETETTFALVEEEGKYEINLMSIQDFVSIPLGKYIRNHLEFGKKLKKCPVIFGVNYFLRDKTTGEFVTSKLDKRVWIKWMELRVHDEVDAVKSPTGLLPKYMDLRKLFHEVLNKEYSIEEYIKQFTIRVKENLAKINRVEKFYRENAPEAPQELFEELEMQRKRLIKAREEFGDYISPENFC
- a CDS encoding Lrp/AsnC family transcriptional regulator, whose product is MKDSRQKITELAAKCNLTRQSVYEKIRHLTNNGVKFTIDLEPKKLGLNLTAYILIVADPHKEFRRETDNLIKEFKEISQIHYILGRFDVIAEVIVKDMDEFRNVLTKIQSLPAVKKTETLMVYETTKRNKIDPLLKAIEDQLKPNINNY
- the cysS gene encoding cysteine--tRNA ligase; the encoded protein is MVLKIYDTLTKEKKDFKPLKGNRVYMFVCGPTVYDLSHIGHARTYVAYDIIARFLKALGYSVFFLMNITDIDDKIINRAKELNMNPFELSKKMTEEFFKDMKALNISSINLYAKASEHILEIIQQINILIEKGYAYKVNGDVYFDISKFPDYGKLSHQKPEELIMHRIEPDPRKRNPGDFALWKSKKPNEPFWKSPWGEGRPGWHIEDTAITFTYFGPQYDIHGGAIELVFPHHEAEIAQGESLSGVKPMVNFWVHTGVLTIKGQKMSKSLKNYITIRDALRKYSVNALRIFFALSHYRSPIDFNEEKLKQAENIAENLYRIYKKALNLLEKTVKTENNIEIAYEIEVAKKSFYEAMEDDFNTPQALAVLINFSKRIDSLISEETGKKDLETIVNVFKEFFHILGVFEVEEKPKEEEIITNLMNLILEIRDEIRKRKDWKLSDEIREKLTKLGFIIEDTPQGSKWVKIK
- a CDS encoding adenosine-specific kinase, translating into MELKIVKLEIPKECNIIVGTTHFIKSVEDLYEALVNSVPGIKFGLAFCEASGPCLIRHAGTDKELEDIAIKNALNIGAGHSFVILLRNAFPINVLNAIKSVPEVCTIHCATANPVEVVLVETEQGRGILGVVDGFKSKGVEGEAEIKERKEFLRKIGYKL
- a CDS encoding glutaredoxin family protein, translated to MVKVKIYTAPNCPYCKALKKFLKENNVPFEERDVSKDPKAVTELILKSNQAGVPVIEVNGRIIVGFNRDAIVKALFIEKEH
- a CDS encoding sodium-translocating pyrophosphatase, with the translated sequence MLDPLISLVLLICVIALALVAFLSRYILVQDSGTEKMREIALAIKSGSEAYLKRQYKSITVIAVIFALLFALAIRDTRNPWLGIQTSFGFILGALCSNLAGYIAMQVAVLANVRTASAVRKSFDKALKIAFRGGLVFGLAVVSMSLLGITGLYLLFNKDPRLIVGFGFGASFAALFAQLGGGIYTKAADMSADLVGKIEAGIPEDDPRNPAVIADNVGDNVGDIAGRGADLFESITAENIGAMILGLAPAIFSLYGVNGVIFPLIARAFGLIATILGMFFVYAKREDEDPFKPLIRGLVITSVLCMIFFYILVKVLLNNALNLFLAAVVGIIAAALIALITNYYTSYSKRPVLEIVESAKGGPGPGIATGLAIGMESTGIFIVVVSISILASFALGGGLPVLVGKGSWEAIQKGIYGTAIATMGMLSVTPMILALDGFGPIVDNSSGILEMAGLGGEGKEISEKMDAIGNTTKALTKGYAVGSASLSAFLLFFAFLEVVELKGVDLSKPATFIGAFIGAMLIFLFSALAIKAVGKTSAKMIEEIRRQFKEIPGILEGKAKPDYAKCIDISTKAALKNMVAPGVLIIIVPVVVGLVLGVEALGALQMVGIIAGVLMALFMNNGGAAMDNSKKYIEAGNLGGKGSPIHAATVIGDTLGDPLKDTAGPSIHVVIKLLNTIALALAPLFILYSLL